The following are from one region of the Nicotiana tabacum cultivar K326 chromosome 3, ASM71507v2, whole genome shotgun sequence genome:
- the LOC107760970 gene encoding protein trichome birefringence-like 34 isoform X2 has product MNGRPISCSFLKNKGMGIQLSFQLLVAIIVAVLVITALSISRGITEAPKLVEKQPQKSGTNCSFMDDGMACQKYGRKNLDYLYWKWQPNDCDLPRFNATAMLEKLRNKRVVYVGDSLNRNQWVSMVCILESEIPNHLKYVHYSDSLVTFKAIEYNATIDFYWAPLLVESNCDDPSYHRVEERIVRVNIEKHARIWQDADVLVFNSYLWWRLNLKVLWGSFESANAKYEHLGMLRTYELGLQTWADWLGTHVNRTKTRVFFVSLAPTHNRAEDWGKANGQNCYSETEPISNAEYWGSESDPEMMRLVEVAIKKLKEKSGLKIDLLNITQLSEYRKEAHSSIYRKHWDPLTKEQLANPSTYADCIHWCLPGVPDVWNHFLYVYLLYL; this is encoded by the exons ATGAATGGAAGACCAATATCCTGCAGTTTTTTGAAAAACAAGGGAATGGGTATTCAGCTAAGCTTTCAGTTGCTGGTAGCAATTATCGTTGCAGTTCTAGTCATTACGGCTTTGTCCATCTCCAGAGGGATTACTGAAGCTCCAAAGTTAGTTGAGAAGCAGCCTCAAAAAAG TGGGACGAATTGTTCGTTCATGGATGATGGAATGGCTTGTCAAAAGTATGGGAGGAAGAATCTTGACTATCTCTACTGGAAATGGCAACCCAACGATTGTGACCTTCCAAg ATTTAATGCCACAGCAATGTTGGAGAAGTTAAGGAACAAAAGGGTTGTATACGTTGGAGATTCACTCAATAGGAATCAGTGGGTGTCTATGGTTTGCATATTAGAGTCAGAAATCCCTAATCATCTCAAATATGTTCATTATAGTGACTCTTTGGTCACCTTTAAAGCTATT GAATACAATGCTACTATTGATTTCTACTGGGCACCATTGTTAGTTGAATCAAACTGTGACGATCCATCGTATCATCGTGTGGAAGAGCGCATAGTGAGAGTCAATATAGAGAAACATGCCAGAATTTGGCAAGATGCTGATGTGCTTGTTTTTAATTCCTATCTATGGTGGAGATTGAATTTGAAGGTTCT GTGGGGATCTTTTGAAAGTGCAAATGCAAAGTATGAACATTTGGGGATGCTGCGTACATACGAGCTGGGGCTTCAAACATGGGCAGATTGGTTGGGTACTCATGTTAACCGCACCAAGACTAGAGTTTTCTTTGTTAGCTTGGCACCAACTCACAACAG GGCAGAAGATTGGGGGAAAGCAAATGGTCAGAATTGCTACAGTGAAACAGAGCCAATTTCTAATGCAGAGTATTGGGGATCAGAATCAGATCCTGAAATGATGAGATTAGTGGAAGTAGCAATCAAGAAATTGAAAGAGAAGAGTGGTCTCAAAATAGATTTGTTGAACATTACTCAACTTTCTGAATATAGAAAGGAAGCCCATTCATCTATCTATAGAAAGCACTGGGATCCTCTGACAAAAGAACAGTTGGCAAATCCTAGTACTTATGCAGACTGTATACATTGGTGCCTTCCTGGTGTTCCTGATGTTTGGAATCACTTTTTATATGTATACCTTCTTTACTTGTGA
- the LOC107760970 gene encoding protein trichome birefringence-like 34 isoform X1 has translation MNGRPISCSFLKNKGMGIQLSFQLLVAIIVAVLVITALSISRGITEAPKLVEKQPQKRSLFSCNFYSGKWVFDNQSRPLYSGTNCSFMDDGMACQKYGRKNLDYLYWKWQPNDCDLPRFNATAMLEKLRNKRVVYVGDSLNRNQWVSMVCILESEIPNHLKYVHYSDSLVTFKAIEYNATIDFYWAPLLVESNCDDPSYHRVEERIVRVNIEKHARIWQDADVLVFNSYLWWRLNLKVLWGSFESANAKYEHLGMLRTYELGLQTWADWLGTHVNRTKTRVFFVSLAPTHNRAEDWGKANGQNCYSETEPISNAEYWGSESDPEMMRLVEVAIKKLKEKSGLKIDLLNITQLSEYRKEAHSSIYRKHWDPLTKEQLANPSTYADCIHWCLPGVPDVWNHFLYVYLLYL, from the exons ATGAATGGAAGACCAATATCCTGCAGTTTTTTGAAAAACAAGGGAATGGGTATTCAGCTAAGCTTTCAGTTGCTGGTAGCAATTATCGTTGCAGTTCTAGTCATTACGGCTTTGTCCATCTCCAGAGGGATTACTGAAGCTCCAAAGTTAGTTGAGAAGCAGCCTCAAAAAAGGTCATTATTTAGCTGCAATTTCTATTCTGGCAAATGGGTTTTTGATAACCAGTCTCGCCCTCTTTATAGTGGGACGAATTGTTCGTTCATGGATGATGGAATGGCTTGTCAAAAGTATGGGAGGAAGAATCTTGACTATCTCTACTGGAAATGGCAACCCAACGATTGTGACCTTCCAAg ATTTAATGCCACAGCAATGTTGGAGAAGTTAAGGAACAAAAGGGTTGTATACGTTGGAGATTCACTCAATAGGAATCAGTGGGTGTCTATGGTTTGCATATTAGAGTCAGAAATCCCTAATCATCTCAAATATGTTCATTATAGTGACTCTTTGGTCACCTTTAAAGCTATT GAATACAATGCTACTATTGATTTCTACTGGGCACCATTGTTAGTTGAATCAAACTGTGACGATCCATCGTATCATCGTGTGGAAGAGCGCATAGTGAGAGTCAATATAGAGAAACATGCCAGAATTTGGCAAGATGCTGATGTGCTTGTTTTTAATTCCTATCTATGGTGGAGATTGAATTTGAAGGTTCT GTGGGGATCTTTTGAAAGTGCAAATGCAAAGTATGAACATTTGGGGATGCTGCGTACATACGAGCTGGGGCTTCAAACATGGGCAGATTGGTTGGGTACTCATGTTAACCGCACCAAGACTAGAGTTTTCTTTGTTAGCTTGGCACCAACTCACAACAG GGCAGAAGATTGGGGGAAAGCAAATGGTCAGAATTGCTACAGTGAAACAGAGCCAATTTCTAATGCAGAGTATTGGGGATCAGAATCAGATCCTGAAATGATGAGATTAGTGGAAGTAGCAATCAAGAAATTGAAAGAGAAGAGTGGTCTCAAAATAGATTTGTTGAACATTACTCAACTTTCTGAATATAGAAAGGAAGCCCATTCATCTATCTATAGAAAGCACTGGGATCCTCTGACAAAAGAACAGTTGGCAAATCCTAGTACTTATGCAGACTGTATACATTGGTGCCTTCCTGGTGTTCCTGATGTTTGGAATCACTTTTTATATGTATACCTTCTTTACTTGTGA